The window TGGTatggacacgagttttaagaaatgtaaagaatagttggttgaaaaaagttagtggaatttaagaacttttttttatattggttttatattagaatgtgtgtgaagtgtgttaatgaaatgtgggacatacttaccatttttgataaaaatgaaatatgactcttattgtaggACAAACTCAAATAGTAAATTGTGACTCTTTTTATGTattggagggagtactaaatttagtccatccaattttaaaataaacggCCAATATCATCATACAATGTCAACTAGCTGTTGTAATAATATCAATCAAGGTATACATAATGTCAACTAGTTGTTATAACAATGTCAggatattaataaaaactaaattttattagttataactaacttacAATATGTGTTGTTCGAGGTTTTAGTTGATAATTAGTACTTGTAATAAAACTgatgtattaattattcattatttttacgGAAGTTGGGATcgtgaaatttaaaatacgaaagaaatataaacaacttatttctttaattcctCTGAACTTGCAAAAGTAAATTGGTATATTATTTGGGGCTTATCCAAATAATAAAGTCCATgttcaactaattaaattacaagTATTGGGCTTTAAcccaattaaaaattaaatacatgaTTTGGGTCAATTTCTTTCCACTCTTGAGaccaattagaaaaaataaggaaaaagatTTCCTCCTTAACCCATAGCTCTGGCGCCATTTCTTCTTTcactacaaatattttttcaacttCCATGTTGAttctttataatatttcctGCAACCAATTTCCAAAGCAGAGACTCTCAGTTTATGataaaaatcctaaaatataaactacaacttgaagaaaaaagatttaaaCCCTAGTTTCATAtccttttttaatattttgttcaaTGTTCAAACTAAAACTCGGCCCTTCAATTTCAAGATCTAATGGCCGAAAATAAGGCcacatgtatttaattaaaatgttgaaataaattgaaagGTCATTTTTGGTATACACATTTGAGTTTGTTATGGTAAGTTGATTGATTTTCTCCATCAAAAGATCACAACTGTTTTTCATTACGGAATTAAACgaatctttcttctctctccaaactTTCATCATTTCTTCTCCATTGAAGACAAACGCTGTTGAAGACATTCTCAAaacaatttattcaattattttttctcgCTGGAAATCCTTCTTATTTTCCCAGTCTTGCATTGCTTTCGCtttcttcaacaatggaagaaggtaatttaatttgttcctttattgattattaaacTGATTTGTTCACTTAAAAACCGATTTGTTGGAGTAATCGTTCATTGCAGTGTATCTTTTGTTTGGTTGTGTATTACAATTTCATGAGTAGTTTAAGATTGTCAATGTTTGATTGTATGGCACAAGTTTAATTTATTCCCCAAGAGTTTAGCAATCATTggggctagggtgtagtaTGGATTAAGTAACACAATCTTCGCCCAAGTCCACGAGTTTCAGTCATTCCTCTAGGGTTTACATATCATCTCGGCTAGGgagtaattttaattgataaacaTAATGTACAACTATTTCTGTGTAATGTAGTTTATTTAATCAGTAATGGACGATGTGTGTACTGTAATGTATATATTTCTGAGTCgtttttgttgtgattttataCAGTGTTGGTTGTACCTGAATATTCTCCAGAATTGAAGCCCGTCGTCGATCAAAAGTTCCAGTCACTAGATTTTGCATTCGCGAAAGTAGATGGATGAAGACTCTGTTAGCCAAGGCTGTCCATGGTCAGATTGATGACACTCTACCTACCAGGTCCATCGTTGATGATAGACAAACTGTTTCAAATCAAGGGATTTCGATGTTCTATGGTTTTCTTCGACGATTTGAGACGGACATTGATGTGCTTCGTGCATTCGTAGGTGGTGTTGAAGAACTTGGTAATTCTCTTCAAGCTGGAAATCCTACAGCGCCCGCCTCGGAAAAGAGGCGAATGATTAAAGAGTTTTATGGAATGGTAAGGCCTGAAGTAGTTGAGGTCCATCCCTCGGATGTTGTCAAGACAAAGGGTCACGCTAGCAGCTCTGCGAGCCGTCTGATTTccaagagagaaaaggctatAAAGAAGGCTAGTAGGCCTCTTAGATGGTGTAAGGCTTGCGATGAGATGGGCCATCACGACTTTAGAAATTGTCCAATGCTTAAAGAGATGGCGAAGGAGAATGAGCTGCGCAAGGACAAGAGGAAATGTTGATGTCTTTTGTAGCTTATAACATTATTGGTTTTGCTGTTCGGATTAgttataatattcaattcatTGACTTAGTCTTATTAGTCTTACCACTGTCAACAGTTtatacatattaatattacattattattctgttttttttacattattatcaAGAAGATCTTAActtatttatacattatttcGTTTCAGCTTTGTTTCTAATTACACATCTTTGCTTGATATTGTCATCAATTATATTAATCTTCACATGTAGTACATAAATATTCGGTtgttttacattattattaataaagttgtacattattgtttACAAGCACTTAACTTACTGTACACAATTATTCCAGTATAGTTCATTATTATTCACATTCTATACATTATTCGGTTATTTACATCAATTATATTTGAGAGTTCATGATCgcataaatttatatacaaaatgtAATCAACTTGttgtacattattattaaaatgcaCTTAACTTATTATACATTATTATATGTctatattacattattatacaTTAACTTTACATTATTCGATAATTTATATCCATTATATGTTTTGAGTTAATGGTATAATAAACTAATACGAAAATATATTTCGGATTCCAACAAGTTCAGAACACTAGATATTGTTCGAAACAAACCAAGCACCAAGTCGTCTATTTCCCCTTCCAAcataagttataaaaaaaaaagagagttctaatgaataaaaattgcGTATCCATTCAGCATCCATACTATCACTCCAGCTCATAATCGTCGACCCACTTATTGAAGTTGAACTTTGGCGGCCTCTCTCTCCAAAATCTGGTCGCTGCAGTTTGGTTGATGCCACATCGGGAGTTATGTGGACAAGTACGCAGAGTCCTTGCAAACTTTATTCGCAACATTTCTAAGCTCTTTGTCCCCTTTGCACTTAGTCCGTAGTCCCAATGTTTCTCCCTTTCGCCAAAGTTGGTCTCCATATGGAGCATATACACCCCTGTGTCCATGTAGCCTATATTGTTCCTCCACGACATATTCACGACATGGTCTCCATATGACGCATCAGATACACCCTTGTACCCAGCTCTTCGTCGAAGAGAAAAGTCCAGAACGTGTCGAACAGACGTTGTTCTGCCCAATCAGGAGGTGTGTCGGCCATAAAGTCCAACCTGGTTGCTTCGCTGCTGTCCAAAATATACATCAGTACAAGATTAAAATGGACGATATCAATAATGTATCACATTAATCTATTGTAATGCATACTACTTGattaataatgtacaaaagCAACCAAATAATGCACATATGAATAAAACATACACTCAATTAGAAGAATTATgtgaaatatattgatatagcTTAACACAAACACATAATGTACACCACTGCTTACAATAATGTGCAACTACTCCATTCATACAAATGGCAAAATGCAAGAGATTGCCTAATAATGTACAACAACAagcaaataatgcacaaattcAAGGTAACTAATCGATGTACCTTAAACCAAAAACATttgcgggtatcgggtatacccgttagtccCGAAATACCcgataattatataaatattttataattttttattttttattttaatacctCCTGTTATATcttttattagtaatttgtGTTAAGCttgtttttatgatattttagttTCTGGAGCTTTTCTTAATCCTTTGTTAAGAAATGAGTATCTGTTCTGtgaataatttttatgttttataatatactatgGTCTTGATGTATGAGCATATTTTAGTTTCTAATATAGtatattgtattattattaattacatttatgcCTAGACTTAAATATGTGATGCAGCCGCACTAATGCAACATGCTTAGTTGTACAGATGCTCATATGAACTTGTGGAATTTTGAAAGTGggcaaattatataaaataaacaaataataaaaacgaagaagatttaaaaaaaaaaaaaacatgttgcGGGTCGGGTACCCGCCGTGTCGGGTGCGGGATACCCGACTCAATGCGGGACGGGTATCGGAACTGGCATTTCGGCCGaaatcgggtgcgggtacccgattcgacacccctatatatatatatataggggagcactagggcgcatccttaattagagtgctaacgtacatccaaccacgtgctgccatgtggcacgaaaaatgcaatattgtatatataaaaatgcaatacacattTGTGAAGTTGTTCATGCATTtccgcagattgcattttagttataggaaaattgcattttttattgttaagttttgcattttcacataaattgcattttatatcgttaagttttgcattttcacatatataaatgcaatccgtatagatataaaatacaaattaaacagtcaatatcgaaaatgcaaaactcaacaataaaaaatgcaatctgtcgaaattcaattataacttttacaaatgcatattgcatttttcttcatataatattgcatttttcgtgccacgtggcagcacgtgattggatgtacgttagcactttaaaattagttagcatattagtacatccctatatatatatatatatatatatatatatatatatatatatatagggatgtattcatatccttCTTTGGTTTTATGTTCTATTCTCCTTTTTAATCTTGGCCATTCAATGTAAAGATCTTATGGCCCTAAATAATGCcacatattattaatttaaatgaatacaATAATCGTGTAGGGTGTTTTAGGAAATCACATTAGAGTTAGTTATGGAAACTTGCTTGATTTTCTCTCCACAATATATTCCGTCGGTTTATTTCATGGAATTAGCAGaatatttcttctctctccaaaaaaTTCTTTCTGTATCAAAACATCACAGACGTGTTAATCTGGAGGAAGTCGTGAATCTGAGTTCGTTCATCTTATTAGAAGAATAGAAAAACTTGCAGCCTTTGtgatttttcttcttattctccaacaatggaagaaggtaatttAGGGACTTCACATGTTGATTATGAATCTGATTTCGTTCatcttattgatattttacgatttttgtgtttattccAATATCATTTTTGACTGTAGTGTAGTGTAGTGTAGTGTAGTGTTGAAAAAGATAGAAGTTCGCGTTTATTAGTTGTCGTGTTTGACTGTATTGGGCGAGTGTAATATAATCCAATAGGGTTTAGCAGTCATTGGTGTTTAGGGTGTAGTATTTTGTTTAGTCGACGAGGTTCAGTTCTTTGTATAGGGTTTTGTTATTACCTCGGTCGCTGTGTGGTTTAATTCGACGTATGTAATGTTCAAATGTTAAAGTATAATGCattctttcttatatttaatGTATGGTTCATATCATATAATGAAACTAAATTCTAATACGattattgttttgattttatgtacAGTGTTTGTTATACCTGAATGTTCTCCACAATTGAAGCCTGTGATTGGTCAGAAGTTCCAATCCCTAGATTTTGCGTTTGCGTTTTATGATGTGTATGCCCGCGCTGTTGGGTTTGATACGCGAAAACAAGGTATGAGGAAGGCGACGGATGGTGTTACTACTTGGTATTATGTGGTATGCAATAGGGAGGGCTGCAAGAGGTCAAACGAGGAAGACGATGTGAATGCACGCTCTGGTTTTACTCTTAAACGCAGGCGGCTTTCCAAGCGATGTGGTTGTAAAGCTTCTATATCCTTCAAGTACTTTTCCGAAGCAGGAATACCGGGATATATTATTCACGAGTTCAACGAGGTTCACAACCATTGTATGGTGGAGTCGGAGCATCAGCAGTTTATGACACTTAACCGGAAGTTGGATGACGTACATCACAAATTCATTCTTGACTGTTCCAAGGCTAATATAGGCCCCACCCTTACCTTTAAGGTGTTGAAGGAAATCCTCGGTGGGTTTGATCTTGTCGGTTGCAATCTTGGGGATATCAGGAATACATCTCGCGACATCAAAGCATTCGCACACGGTTGTGACGTGCAGATGGTGTTGGACGACATGTCGAAGAAGAAGGAGTTGTCGGATGCCTTCACATATCACTACGAAGTTAATGCTGCTAACCAGTTGGTTGCCCTTTTTTGGTGTGATGGTTTGATGAAGAGGAACTACCATATGTTTGGTGACATAGTGGCGTTTGACTCCACCTACAACACAAACAGGTATACATTATATTCTGTTTATTTGTACTTTACTGAGTGCATTATAAAGCCATAAAGGTGCATTACAACTTTATCGTTATGCATTATTCCGAATTAATTATGCTAATGCTGCATTCCTGTGTGCATCGCAGGTATTGCATGATCTTCACACCTTTCACGGGGAAGGACAATCATGGTAAACCCGTAACATTTGCTGCTGGATTGGTCTGCAACGAGAAAACAGGGGCATTTGCCTGGTTGTTCAAACATTTCGTCGAATGCATGGGTGTAGCCCCCAAAATGCTTGTGACCGATCAAGACTTGGGCATGAGATCAGCTATTCAAGAGGTTCTTGTAGGAACTCGACACCGCTGGTGCATGTGGCATATAATGCACAAGTTGGCTTCCAAGGTTCCAGGCAGGTTGCTTAGGGACGAAGATTTCAAGAAGGAATTCAATGCATGCGTTTGGTCGGACTTGCTTGAACCCGACGAATTTGAAGAGGAGTGGAATGGAGTGATTGAGCGTTATGAGCTGGAAGACGTTGATTGGTTGAACACATTGTACGAGTATAGACAGATGTGGATACCGGCATACTTCAGAGATTTCCCACTCGGTTCGATGATTAGGACTACGTCCATATCAGAATCTGAAAACAGTTtctacaaaaattttatgaagccCCGAGCGAACCTTGCCGAATTATACTTGTATTTCAACAATGCTCTGGACTTTCAGCGGAATGCTAGAACAAAGCTGGACTACAACGATGCTACTTCCGTGCCCATACTGGCCACTAAGTTGGGTTTCGAGAAACATGCTGCGACGATTTACACAGACAGTATGTTCAGGAAGATACAAGAAGAAATTGTTGATGGGAATGACAGATGCCGTGTGCTTGGTTTTTCATCAACAGATACGATTGACACCTACAAGCTTGGGGATAGCCGACGGAATTCGTATTCCGTGACACACGACAAGACTGACCAATCATACTCGTGCGACTGCAAATTGTTCGGTAGGCAGGGCTATTTGTGTtgccacattttttttctattcagGAACAATGAAGTGTCAAAAATTCCAGAGATGTACTGCAACAGCCGATGGATGAAGACTCCCTTAGCCAAGGCCGTACATGGACTTGATGTCACCGTAGATACAAGGTCCACCGTAGAGACAAGGTCCACCGTTGAGGATAGGCAGACTGTTACAAATCAAGGAATATTGCTGTTCTACGGTTTTATTCGACGTTTTGAGAGTGACATTGAAGTGCTTCGTGGTTTCGTAAGTGGTTTGGAAGAACTTGGTAATTCTCTTCAAGCTGGAACTCCTCCAACCTCGGCGTTTGAAAAGAGGCGCATGATTGAAGAATTTTACGGAATGCCAAGGCCTGAAGTTGTAGAGGTCCATCCTCCGGATGTTGTAAAGACGAAGGGTCATGCTAGCAGCTCCGCGAGCCGACTGGTttcaaagagagaaaaggctatAAAGGAGGCAGCTAGACCTCTTAGACGTTGTAAGGCGTGTGATGAGTTGGGCCATCACGACTCTAGAAACTGTCCAATGCTtaaagagatggagaaggagaaagCGCTCAGTAAAGGCAAGAGGAAAGCTTGATGTGTTTTGTAACgaataaaatactttttcgCCTCGGTTTTGTTCTTATTATTTGTAGCGCTGTCgtcaattttttcgtaacAACTCCGTGGAGTTGCGATGTTTACTGTTCGTTATCGACTTACAACCTTGCATTAATAAGG is drawn from Salvia hispanica cultivar TCC Black 2014 chromosome 6, UniMelb_Shisp_WGS_1.0, whole genome shotgun sequence and contains these coding sequences:
- the LOC125195011 gene encoding protein FAR1-RELATED SEQUENCE 5-like; translated protein: MEEVFVIPECSPQLKPVIGQKFQSLDFAFAFYDVYARAVGFDTRKQGMRKATDGVTTWYYVVCNREGCKRSNEEDDVNARSGFTLKRRRLSKRCGCKASISFKYFSEAGIPGYIIHEFNEVHNHCMVESEHQQFMTLNRKLDDVHHKFILDCSKANIGPTLTFKVLKEILGGFDLVGCNLGDIRNTSRDIKAFAHGCDVQMVLDDMSKKKELSDAFTYHYEVNAANQLVALFWCDGLMKRNYHMFGDIVAFDSTYNTNRYCMIFTPFTGKDNHGKPVTFAAGLVCNEKTGAFAWLFKHFVECMGVAPKMLVTDQDLGMRSAIQEVLVGTRHRWCMWHIMHKLASKVPGRLLRDEDFKKEFNACVWSDLLEPDEFEEEWNGVIERYELEDVDWLNTLYEYRQMWIPAYFRDFPLGSMIRTTSISESENSFYKNFMKPRANLAELYLYFNNALDFQRNARTKLDYNDATSVPILATKLGFEKHAATIYTDSMFRKIQEEIVDGNDRCRVLGFSSTDTIDTYKLGDSRRNSYSVTHDKTDQSYSCDCKLFGRQGYLCCHIFFLFRNNEVSKIPEMYCNSRWMKTPLAKAVHGLDVTVDTRSTVETRSTVEDRQTVTNQGILLFYGFIRRFESDIEVLRGFVSGLEELGNSLQAGTPPTSAFEKRRMIEEFYGMPRPEVVEVHPPDVVKTKGHASSSASRLVSKREKAIKEAARPLRRCKACDELGHHDSRNCPMLKEMEKEKALSKGKRKA